From one Anopheles cruzii chromosome 3, idAnoCruzAS_RS32_06, whole genome shotgun sequence genomic stretch:
- the LOC128270661 gene encoding uncharacterized protein LOC128270661: protein MVVNADNPSSLTVASQQVEQVETFQYLGSQTTPDGGTKKDIAMRIRKARGAFAGLRNIWRSNQITLHTKTRIFNSNVKSVLLYACETWCVSTEITQKLQVFVNRCLRYIIRAWWPNSWISNEELHRRCQQRLIEIEIRERRWRWIGHTLRRGANEICREIQADDLLPKCICGSCYLKLESIDQFALMANRTEDAFRAWIRRLRGLNCSDELVQNVNLVLPLFRPQQSTAATDCSGDQKSNIQAFHMKEQQQQQRFFVASGLQKPVPAANFTQGNITPAEVSTISYSDLKLGLLIKDQELLKLILKALKWAENDRRASFDVLIQRLKNSSFREILSNHNLLNDGDLTQLLKSYIGQGVMNSFTSPPATASTGATVNANVPPPLVLSSSIVPPAGNVLGGHIGHFKLAPVPPYPTNIGPVSTAPQTTGNTFKIDDASVTQMEVGIDPDLYLPYDDEDSSSATKFDHRFDDRQDNTVTIKLVTTSDNSEDDRKMIPAILNVRSSNRFQCSVCPECFATNGELQQHIVQTHLPTARPMPLMSEHGKPAIKIRVRKTKHLLSAPPLQPTPVKPLVSSPVETVSKTPPPLTIVPLKIPASTTITVVPVSKPQPSTAENVKSVSVREPLQESPPKVELTRKSQRKPVKKVNPSSPVPSQKQKVTKAKKSTPTPVEEERHPVTKVSRRTPSAFCTVCRKTLPARESIRDHMERQHSRFECEKCGRAFKSAVNLARHQQCHAGVMVEGQSAKTKPQNSPGDELHKCTHCDKEFRKLLHLKLHLNNHHNESKSTVKPSSTGAASGTVTSLRKRTPNGVIAGSSVSEVGRTKRKSTITRK, encoded by the exons ATGGTAGTGAACGCTGACAATCCCTCCAGCCTCACAGTAGCGAGCCAACAAGTTGAGCAGGTGGAAACCTTTCAATATCTTGGTAGCCAGACAACGCCTGATGGAGGTACCAAGAAAGATATAGCCATGCGGATCAGGAAGGCCAGGGGTGCATTTGCAGGTCTTCGAAATATCTGGCGCTCAAACCAGATCACTCTGCACACCAAGACCCGGATATTTAACTCTAACGTTAAATCTGTGTTGCTATACGCCTGTGAGACGTGGTGCGTATCCACAGAAATAACGCAAAAACTGCAAGTCTTCGTCAACCGCTGCCTGCGATACATCATTCGGGCATGGTGGCCTAACAGTTGGATATCCAACGAGGAACTCCACCGTCGATGCCAGCAGCGACTGATTGAGATTGAAATCCGGGAGCGCAGGTGGAGGTGGATCGGACACACCCTGCGAAGAGGAGCAAACGAGATCTGTAGGGAG ATTCAAGCTGACGATCTTTTACCGAAATGTATTTGCGGTTCCTGCTATCTGAAACTCGAAAGCATAGATCAATTCGCTTTGATGGCGAACAGAACGGAGGATGCCTTCCGGGCGTGGATTCGCCGCCTGCGAGGCCTCAACTGTTCCGACGAGCTGGTGCAAAACGTCAATCTAGTTTTGCCCCTCTTTAGACCCCAACagtcgacggcggcgaccgatTGCTCAGGCGACCAGAAAAGCAATATCCAAGCATTTCACATgaaggaacaacaacaacaacagcggtTCTTCGTTGCCTCCGGCCTTCAGAAGCCGGTTCCAGCGGCCAACTTTACACAGGGCAACATCACCCCTGCGGAGGTCAGCACCATATCGTACAGCGATCTGAAACTTGGGCTTCTGATCAAAGACCAGGAGCTACTGAAGCTGATCCTGAAAGCCCTAAAGTGGGCCGAAAATGATCGACGAGCATCGTTCGATGTGCTGATACAGCGATTGAAAAACTCGAGCTTCCGCGAGATCCTCTCCAATCACAATCTGCTCAACGATGGCGATCTGACGCAGCTCCTGAAGTCCTACATCGGTCAGGGGGTGATGAACAGCTTCACGTCTCCACCTGCGACGGCATCAACCGGTGCAACCGTCAACGCTAATGTGCCGCCCCCATTGGTGTTGTCGTCGTCCATTGTGCCCCCGGCGGGTAATGTTTTGGGAGGCCATATCGGCCATTTTAAACTGGCACCGGTTCCACCATATCCAACCAACATCGGACCAGTGAGCACCGCTCCGCAAACGACAGGAAATACGTTTAAAATCGATGACGCCTCCGTAACGCAGATGGAAGTGGGCATTGATCCTGATCTTTACCTGCCGTACGACGATGAAGACAGCAGCAGTGCGACCAAGTTTGACCACAGATTTGACGATCGGCAAGATAACACGGTGACTATTAAATTGGTTACAACATCCGATAACTCTGAAGACGACCGGAAG ATGATTCCTGCTATTCTGAAcgttcgcagcagcaaccgcttTCAGTGCAGCGTCTGCCCGGAGTGTTTCGCTACAAATGGCGAACTGCAGCAACACATTGTTCAGACTCATCTTCCAACCGCACGCCCAATGCCGTTGATGTCGGAACATGGCAAACCGGCGATCAAGATCCGGGTACGCAAAACCAAGCATTTACTATCGGCTCCACCGCTGCAGCCTACACCGGTCAAACCACTGGTCAGTTCTCCGGTAGAAACGGTTTCCAAAACACCACCCCCTTTGACGATCGTACCATTGAAGATACCCGCTTCAACCACGATCACCGTGGTTCCAGTTAGCAAACCTCAACCATCAACCGCGGAAAATGTGAAATCAGTTTCCGTACGAGAACCATTGCAAGAATCGCCACCAAAGGTGGAACTGACACGCAAGTCGCAGCGAAAACCGGTGAAGAAAGTAAATCCATCGAGCCCAGTCCCTTCGCAGAAGCAAAAGgtgacgaaagcaaaaaagtcAACCCCAACGCCCGTGGAAGAAGAGCGACACCCGGTGACGAAGGTTTCCCGCAGGACGCCTTCCGCGTTTTGTACCGTGTGCCGGAAAACGTTACCGGCCCGCGAAAGCATTCGGGATCACATGGAAAGGCAGCACTCTCGGTTCGAGTGTGAAAAGTGTGGCCGAGCGTTCAAAAGTGCCGTCAACTTGGCACGCCATCAACAGTGCCACGCGGGGGTGATGGTTGAGGGTCAGTCtgcgaaaacgaaaccccaGAACTCACCAGGAGATGAGCTGCACAAGTGCACGCATTGCGACAAGGAGTTCCGGAAGTTGCTTCATTTGAAG TTGCACCTGAACAATCATCACAACGAAAGCAAGAGCACCGTAAAGCCGAGCTCTACCGGTGCAGCCTCCGGAACTGTGACATCGCTTCGCAAGCGAACGCCGAATGGTGTCATTGCAGGAAGCAGCGTGTCTGAAGTTGGCCGTACAAAGCGTAAAAGTACAATAACTAGAAAATAG
- the LOC128273047 gene encoding transcription factor E4F1-like: MDTNSLLNMNLALNVARKCRICGMDILDLSCAFSIFGSDRLDHKIERYLQLNIQADDLLPKCICGSCYLKLESIDQFALMANRTEDAFRAWIRRLRGLNCSDEPVQNVNLVLPLFRPQQSTAATDCSGDQKSNIQAFHMKEQQQQQQRFFVASGLQKPVPAANFTQGNITPAEVSTISYSDLKLGLLIKDQELLKLILKALKWAENDRRASFDVLIQRLKNSSFREILSNHNLLNDGDLTQLLKSYIGQGVMNSFTSPPATASTGATVNANVPPPLVLSSSIVPPAGNVLGGHIGHFKLAPVPPQTAMGAGNTFKIDDASVTQMEVGIDPDLYLPYDDEDSSSATKFDHRFDDRQDNTVTIKLVTTSDNSEDDRKMIPAILNVRSSNRFQCSVCPECFATNGELQQHIVQTHLPTARPMPLMSEHGKPAIKIRVRKTKHLLSAPPLQPTPVKPLVSSPVETVSKTPPPLTIVPLKIPASTTITVVPVSKPQPSTGENVKSVPVREPLQESPPKVELTRKSQRKPVKKVNPSSPVPSHKQKVTKAKKSTPTPVEEERHPVTKVSRRTPSAFCTVCRKTLPARESIRDHMERQHSRFECEKCGRAFKSAVNLARHQQCHAGVMVEDQSAKTKPQNSPGDELHKCTHCDKVFRKLLHLKLHLNNHHNESKSTVKPSSTGAAAGTVTSLRKRTPNGAIAGSSVSEVGRTKRKSTITRK, from the exons ATGGATACCAACAGCCTGCTGAACATGAACCTGGCGCTGAATGTCGCCCGAAAGTGTCGCATCTGCGGCATGGATATCCTCGACCTGTCCTGTGCGTTTTCGATCTTCGGCAGCGATCGGCTAGATCACAAAATCGAACGTTATCTGCAGCTGAAC ATCCAAGCTGACGATCTTTTACCGAAATGTATTTGCGGTTCCTGCTATCTGAAACTCGAAAGTATAGATCAATTCGCTTTGATGGCGAACAGAACGGAGGATGCCTTCCGGGCGTGGATTCGCCGCTTGCGAGGCCTCAACTGTTCCGACGAGCCGGTGCAAAACGTCAATCTAGTTTTGCCCCTCTTTAGACCCCAACagtcgacggcggcgaccgatTGCTCAGGCGACCAGAAAAGCAATATCCAAGCATTTCACATgaaggaacaacaacaacaacaacagcggtTCTTCGTTGCCTCCGGCCTTCAGAAGCCGGTTCCAGCGGCCAACTTTACACAGGGCAACATCACCCCCGCGGAGGTCAGCACCATATCGTACAGCGATCTGAAACTTGGACTTCTGATCAAAGACCAGGAGCTACTGAAGCTGATCCTGAAAGCCCTGAAGTGGGCCGAAAATGATCGACGAGCATCGTTCGATGTGCTGATACAGCGATTGAAAAACTCGAGCTTCCGCGAGATCCTCTCCAATCACAATCTGCTCAACGATGGCGATCTGACGCAGCTCCTGAAGTCCTACATCGGTCAGGGGGTAATGAACAGCTTCACGTCCCCACCTGCGACAGCATCAACCGGTGCAACCGTCAACGCTAATGTGCCGCCCCCATTGGTGTTATCGTCGTCCATCGTGCCCCCGGCGGGTAATGTTTTGGGAGGCCATATCGGCCATTTTAAACTGGCACCGGTTCCACCGCAAACGGCGATGGGTGCAGGAAATACGTTTAAAATCGATGACGCCTCTGTAACGCAGATGGAAGTGGGCATTGATCCTGATCTTTACCTGCCGTACGACGATGAAGACAGCAGCAGTGCGACCAAGTTTGACCACAGATTTGACGATCGGCAAGATAACACGGTGACTATTAAATTGGTTACAACATCCGATAACTCTGAAGACGACCGGAAG ATGATTCCTGCTATTCTGAAcgttcgcagcagcaaccggttTCAGTGCAGCGTCTGTCCGGAGTGTTTCGCTACAAATGGCGAACTGCAGCAACACATTGTCCAGACTCATCTTCCAACCGCACGCCCAATGCCATTGATGTCGGAACATGGCAAACCGGCGATCAAGATCCGGGTACGCAAAACCAAGCATTTACTATCGGCTCCACCGCTGCAGCCTACACCGGTCAAACCACTGGTCAGTTCTCCGGTAGAAACGGTTTCCAAAACACCACCCCCTTTGACGATCGTACCATTAAAGATACCCGCTTCAACCACGATCACCGTGGTTCCGGTTAGCAAACCTCAACCATCAACAGGGGAAAATGTGAAATCAGTTCCCGTACGAGAACCATTGCAAGAATCGCCACCAAAGGTGGAACTGACACGCAAGTCGCAGCGAAAACCGGTGAAGAAAGTAAATCCATCGAGCCCGGTCCCTTCGCACAAGCAAAAGgtgacgaaagcaaaaaagtcAACCCCAACGCCCGTGGAAGAAGAGCGGCACCCGGTGACGAAGGTGTCCCGCAGGACGCCTTCCGCGTTTTGTACCGTGTGCCGGAAAACGTTACCGGCCCGCGAAAGCATTCGGGATCACATGGAAAGGCAGCACTCTCGGTTCGAGTGTGAAAAGTGTGGCCGAGCGTTCAAAAGTGCCGTCAACTTGGCACGCCATCAACAGTGCCACGCAGGGGTGATGGTCGAGGATCAGTCtgcgaaaacgaaaccccaGAACTCACCAGGAGATGAGCTGCACAAGTGCACGCATTGCGACAAGGTGTTCCGGAAGTTGCTTCATTTGAAG TTGCACCTGAACAATCATCACAACGAAAGCAAGAGCACCGTAAAGCCGAGCTccaccggtgctgccgccggaacTGTGACATCGCTTCGCAAGCGAACGCCGAATGGTGCCATTGCAGGAAGCAGCGTGTCTGAAGTTGGCCGTACAAAGCGTAAAAGTACAATAACTAGAAAATAG